One window of Acidimicrobiia bacterium genomic DNA carries:
- a CDS encoding DUF4404 family protein, whose amino-acid sequence MSEEIWKHLDELHGHLEDLGDDPDADELRRRLAGYRENPEDDPDFTDRLKESALSFEVSHPELSRFITGVVDVLSAAGI is encoded by the coding sequence GTGAGCGAAGAGATCTGGAAGCACCTCGACGAGCTACACGGGCACCTCGAGGACCTCGGGGACGATCCGGATGCCGACGAGTTGCGGCGCAGACTGGCCGGCTATCGCGAGAACCCCGAAGACGACCCGGACTTCACCGATCGGCTGAAGGAGTCGGCCCTCTCGTTCGAGGTGTCTCATCCGGAGCTGTCTCGGTTCATCACGGGCGTCGTCGACGTGCTCAGCGCCGCCGGCATCTGA